A window from Gossypium raimondii isolate GPD5lz chromosome 7, ASM2569854v1, whole genome shotgun sequence encodes these proteins:
- the LOC105771227 gene encoding uncharacterized protein LOC105771227: MAFYFPRRHQSVRSSDHYSEKTTEEPQPYVNNKNAQTTVTLMYQTNLVGYLQSITILWCKNLMNHSLTIMVNSMEGTSQYSCKIDLKPWHFWSRKGYKSFHVDGKQVDVYWDLRSAKFNSSPEPTADYYVALVADQEVALLLGDYKKKAYKRTKSRPALVEPLLYYKKENVFGKKSFATKVRFGKKRKEHDIIVESATSGLKDPEMWISMDGVVLIHVKNLQWKFRGNQTVLVDKQPVQVMWDVHDWLFTSPGTGHGLFIFTPLEAEADSDIEGSGHGGDSDTSTGSRYYSMRSPANTFDFSLFLYAWKTE; this comes from the coding sequence ATGGCATTTTATTTCCCCAGGAGACACCAGTCTGTAAGAAGTTCAGATCATTATTCAGAGAAAACAACCGAAGAACCACAGCCTTACGTTAATAACAAAAATGCTCAGACCACCGTCACGTTGATGTACCAAACAAACTTAGTAGGGTATTTGCAAAGCATTACGATTTTGTGGTGCAAGAACCTTATGAACCATTCTCTCACCATAATGGTAAACAGTATGGAAGGAACTTCTCAATACAGTTGCAAGATTGATCTTAAGCCCTGGCATTTCTGGAGCAGAAAGGGGTATAAATCATTTCACGTTGATGGCAAACAAGTTGATGTCTACTGGGACCTTCGTTCGGCTAAATTCAACAGCAGCCCCGAACCGACGGCGGATTATTATGTAGCTCTAGTTGCAGATCAAGAAGTGGCTTTACTGTTGGGGGATTACAAGAAAAAAGCCTACAAGAGAACGAAATCAAGACCCGCATTGGTTGAACCATTGCTGTATTACAAGAAGGAAAACGTGTTTGGCAAGAAGAGCTTCGCGACAAAAGTTCGGTTCGGGAAGAAACGAAAAGAACACGACATCATTGTGGAGAGCGCGACGAGTGGATTAAAAGACCCTGAAATGTGGATAAGCATGGATGGGGTAGTGTTGATTCATGTTAAGAATTTGCAGTGGAAGTTCAGGGGAAACCAGACAGTTCTGGTGGATAAACAACCGGTTCAAGTGATGTGGGATGTGCATGATTGGTTGTTTACCAGCCCTGGAACGGGGCATGGTTTGTTTATATTCACGCCCCTTGAGGCCGAAGCTGATAGTGATATAGAGGGGAGTGGGCATGGAGGAGACAGTGATACCAGCACTGGGAGTAGGTATTATTCCATGAGAAGCCCCGCCAATACGTTCGATTTCAGCTTGTTTCTTTATGCATGGAAGACTGAGTGA